A region of the Paracoccaceae bacterium genome:
GCCCAGTCCGGGCGAATGCGAGAACCGCAGCTTCACGCGTTCGCCGACAAGCCGGTTCAGCAGATGCACGAGATCCGAAAGCGCCTCTTCAAGGTCCACCCGCTCGGGCTTCAGCGTCTGCTTGCGTGAGAAGGCAAGCAGCTGCCCCACCAGCCCCGCGGCGCGATTGGCGTTCTGGTGGATCTGCACCAGATCGGCGAAATCCGGGTCGGTCGCCGTGTGACGCAGCAGCAGCAGGTCGCAATGGCCCGAAATCGCGGTCAGCAGGTTGTTGAAGTCATGCGCGATCCCGCCCGCCAGCTGGCCGATCGCCTGCATCTTCTGGCTCTGCACGAACTGTGCCTCGAGCGTCTTCAGCGCGGTCGCGTCCTGGATCACTGCCAGCACGCAGGGCCGCCCCTGCTCGACCATCCGGCGCAGCGCGATCTGAAGGAAGCTCTCGCCGGCGTCGCGGTGGCGGCGCAGCACCTCGGCGGAATGCGGCAGCCTTTCGCTGACCACATCGTCCAGCCAGTCCGACAGCGACCGCCCCAACCCCTCGAACAGTTCCTGGAACCGGGCCTGCGCGCCCGGCTCCAGCCCCAGGATCTCGCGCGCGGCGCGGTTCGCCGCAAGCAACTCGCCGTCCGGGCGGAACCGTGCCAGCGCCACCGGCACATTCTCGAAGTCGGTGAGGACGCGCGTATCCTCGGGCCGGTCGGCGACGGGAAGCAGATAGATCTCGCGCCGCTCTCCCGGTCCCTCGATTTCGGCCAGGAAGGCGCGCACGGGGCCGTCCACGCCTGCCACCTGCACCTCTTCGCCCGGGTGCAGGACGGGCGTCAGGAACACCCGGTCCAGCCGCTTGGGACGCTGCCCCAGCAGGCGGCGCATCGATTCGTTCGAGAACAGGACAACGCCGGCCTTGTTCGCCACCAGCATCGGCAGGCTCAGCGTCTCGGCCCCCCGGCCGCTGGCGCCGCGTTCGGTGAACTCCTCGATCCGCCAGAGAAACCGGCGCGGCGCGATGCGATGCACCGACAGGCGCATGTGGCCCCTCCGCGTGACCACATCCTCGCGCGCCGAGCCCAGGTTCGACGCGCGGCTCTGCAGCCGGAACAGGACCGAGGCGGGGCTGGCAAAGTGATCGCCCAGCGTCGCCACCAGCGTGGCGCCGCCATCGGCGCGGAAACGGTCGCGCGCGGCCTGGTTCTGGAATCCGATCTGGCCGATGTCATTGGTGGTGAAGCAGGGTGTCGCATCCTGGCCCACCAGCGTGCCCAGCCGCGCCTCGGCCAGCCGTTCCGACAGGCCCGCCGCCGCCACCAGCCCGCGGATCACCAGGACGAGCGCAGAGAAGGTCACGCCCGCCACCACCGCCGACAGCTGCGTCACCCGGTCGGGCGCGAACAGCGCCAGCACCAGGCACAGGAAGGCGCCGCCGATGAGGATCCAGACGCGCGGCGACAGATCGCGCGCCGTGGCGATGACATCCCTGGTTCGCGCAAGAGATCTGGCCAAGCCCGCCCCCTTCAGATTCGCATGCGCCCATACCGGGGGCAGAATCCTTAAGCGCGGCTTAACCGCACAAGGGATACATCCTGCGATTGATGGAAAGCTAGGTCGCTCGCTCGAAAATCGCCACAAAAAATCCGTCGCCACCGTCCAGCGGCGTCCAGTGCCGCGACATTTGCGGCCGGAACCCGGGGTGGCGCGCCGCAAAGCCGCGCGCCTGGGCATCGTTCTCGGCCCTCAGCAGCGAACAGGTGGCATAGGCCAGCGATCCGCCCGGCCGCACCAGCCCCGCCGCGCGATCCAGGATCGCCGCCTGAAGGGCCACAAGGTCCGCCAGCGCCCCTGCCGTCAGCCGCCACTTCTCCTCGGGCGACCGGCGCCACGCACCCGAGCCGGAGCAGGGCACGTCGGCCAGCACCAGATCGAAGGGCGCAACCGCCTCGGGCCGGTCCGACAGGTCGATGCGGGCACCGGCCCTGGCCGCGCGCCCGGGCAGATCGCGCATCCGGCCGGCATTGGCGTCATGCGCCGTCACCCGCGCCCCGCGCGCCGCCAGCGCCAGCGCCTTGCCACCGCCCCCCGCGCAGAGGTCCAGCACCCGGTCCCCCGCCGCGACCGGCAGCGTCTCGACCACGGCCTGCGACGCCGCATCCTGCACCTCGACCAGCCCCTCGGCAAAGACGGTGCAACGCTGCACCCCGCGCCCGCCCGAGATCACCCGCAGCGCGGTCTCGGCCAGCGCATGCGGCTCGGTGGCGATGCCCTCATCGGCCAGCCGCGCGGCCGCCGCCGTGCGCGTGATGCGGGCCGTGTTGACCCGCAGGAACATCGGCGCGCGGCTGCGCAGCGCCTGCATGACCGGGGCAAAGCGGTCGCCCAGACTGTCGCGCAACGCGGGCGCGATCCAGTCGGGACAATCCAGCGCGACCAGATCCGGCATGTCCGCCGCCGTGCCGCGCTCGGCCGGCAAGAGCGGCGCCGGGGCGTGGCCCTCGCCGGTGAACAGGCTGTCGGGGTCGTCCCCGCGCGCCCGCAAGAGCCCGATCATCAGGCCACGCCCCGTCCCGGCCCCGCCCATGTGCGCGAAGGAGAGGCGGCAGCGGATGCCATCGAACACCAGGTCACGCACCGCCTGCCGGTCCCCGGCCCCGGCGAACCGGCTGCCGCGCGCCCAGTTTGTCAGCGCCTGCTCGGCCGGGGTTCCGGACAGCCAGCGATCCAGCACGCCGATGGCGGCGGCGATCCGGGCAGCGGGGGTCATGCGAACCTCATGCGGAACATGAGGGTGTGGCCGCAGTCGCCTGATATTTCGTGGCTATCCCGTCCCACCCGGCAGGGGCGGCACCGGGCCTAGCCCAGACGGTAGTTCGGGCTTTCCCGGGTGATCTGCACGTCATGCACATGGCTTTCCTTCAGCCCCGCCCCGGTGATCCTGACGAAGCGGCAGTTGCGGCGCATCGCGGCCACGGTGGCGTTGCCCGTATAGCCCATCGCAGCGCGCAGGCCGCCCACCATCTGGTGCAGCACCGCCGCCACCGCGCCCTTGTAGGGCACCTGCCCCTCGATCCCCTCAGGCACCAGCTTGTCGGACGCCGCGTCCTTCTGGAAATAGCGGTCGGCCGAACCCCGCGCCATGGCGCCCAGCGACCCCATCCCGCGATACGACTTGAAGCTGCGCCCCTGGTACAGGATCACCTCGCCGGGGCTTTCGTCCGTGCCCGCGATGGCCGACCCCACCATGGCGCAGGATGCCCCGGCGGCGATCGCCTTGGCGAAGTCGCCGGAATACTTGATGCCGCCATCCGCGATCACCGGCACGTCGCCCGCCGCGCCCGCCGCATCCATGATCGCCGTCAGCTGCGGCACGCCCACGCCCGCAACGATGCGGGTGGTGCAGATGCTGCCCGGCCCGATGCCCACCTTCACCGCATCGGCCCCCGCACCGATCAGCGCCCGCGTCGCCTCGGCCGTCGCCACATTGCCCGCGACGACCTGCACCTCGTTCGACAGCCGCTTGATCCGCTCGACCGCGCGCGCCACGCCCTCGGAATGGCCATGCGCCGTGTCGATCACCACAAGGTCGACCCCCGCCTCGATCAGCGCCTGGCTGCGCTCATACCCCGCATCGCCCACGGTGGACGCCGCCGCCACCCGCAGCCGCCCCAGATCGTCCTTGCAGGCATGGGGGTTCAGCACCGATTTCTCGGTATCCTTCAGCGTCAGCAGACCGGTCAGCCGCCCATCCGCATCTGTCACCAGCAGCTTCTCGATCCGCCGCGCCTTCATGAGCGAGATCGCCTCGGCTCGGTCGACCGGTTCGCGCAGGATCGCAAGGTTGTCGGCCGTCATCATCACACGCACCGGCGTGTCGTCGGATGTGGCAAAGCGCATGTCGCGGTTGGTGACGATGCCCACCACCCTGCCATCCCGAACCACCGGGAACCCTGTGATCGAATAGCGTTCCATCAGGGCCTTGGCATCGGCCAGCGTCTGGTCGGGGGTCAGCGTCACCGGGCTGTAGACCACACCGCTTTCGAAGCGCTTCACCCGCCGCACCTCACGCGCCTGCGCCTCGGGGTCGAGGTTGCGGTGGATCACCCCGATTCCCCCGGCCTGGGCCATGGCGATGGCCATGCGCCCCTCGGTCACCGTGTCCATGGCACTGGACAGCAGCGGAATGTTCATGCGGATGCGGCGCGTCACGAAGGTCGAGGTGTCGGCCTCGGACGGCAGGACCGACGAGGCGGCAGGCACCAGCAGCACGTCGTCGAATGTCAGTGCCTCGCGAATCTCCATGGGTCCCTCCGGAGCCGGGTTCGATTGGCGCTTCCCCTTTTCACGCGGGTCGCGGAAAGGCAAGAGCGCGGGGCTTGCGCGGCGCGTGCCGCCATGCTGTTCAGGACCGCCAGACTGCCGGGGAATCCATGCGCGTCACCATCGTCGAGAACACCGCCGTCACCCATCACGGCCAGGTCGGGGTTGCCCTGCACGAGGCGGGCGCGCTGATCGACATCCATCGCCCGTTCCTGGGCCAGCCGCTTCCCGAAACCGTCGATGCGCTGATCGTGTTCGGCGGCGAACAGTCGGCGATGGACGATGCGGCGCATCCCTATCTGCCCGCACTCGCCGCGCTGATGGCGCGGACAGCGCGGGCCGGCCTGCCGGTGCTGGGCATCTGCCTCGGCGCGCAGGTGCTGGCGCGCGGCATGGGGGCCACCAACATCCTGGGCGCCGCGCCCGAGTTCGGCTGGTGCGACGTCACGCGGACAGGGGCCGACGACCCGCTGCTCTCGTCCCTGCCCGACCGGTTCCCGATCTTCCAGTGGCATTCCGATACCTTCACCCTGCCCCCGGGCTGCGTCCATCTGGCAGGCTCGCCCGCCGCCGCCGTGCAGGCGTTCCGCGCCGGTCCGCGCGCCTGGGCCACGCAGTTCCATTTCGAGGCCAGCCGCGCCGTGGTGGCCGACTGGGCTCGCCGCTTTCCGCAGGCGGTCGACCGGCTTGACCCGGCCTTCCGTGCCGACATGCCCGCCCGCGCCCTGGCCGAGGGTGCTGCGGCCGATGCCGCCGGGCTGACGCTCGCCCGGGCCTTCGTGGCACAGATCGCGGGTTGATCGAGGCGGCTCAGGCCGTCGCCGCGTTGGTCTTTGCGGCCAGCGTGCCGCGAACCCACATCTGCAGCACCCGGGCCGCGATCCAGGGCACGATGCCGAATGCCGCGATCAGCGCGGCAAGGCCCGGAACCGTCCAGCCCACCGCCAGCGCCAGCCCCGCCCAGGCCGCCAGCGGAAAGGTGAAGGCCGCCCACAGCGGGCTGAACCCCGCCACGGTGATCCACCGGGCGGCAGCGACCAGTGCCAGCAGAATCGCGGCGCCGATCCCGGCAAAGACCGCCGCGATGCCCTCCATCCCCAGCCCCGCCGCCACCAGGCCCAGCAGGCTGGCCGGGGCCAGGTGAATGGCCAGCAGCGGCCGCAGCGGCCCCGGCGGCACGCGGGTTGCCAGTTGCCACAGGCTTGCTGCCCAGATCGTCCCGGCCACCGCGAGCATGGCCCACAGCAGCACCTCTGCCAGCGCGGCATGGCCCAGCGGCGCGGCCGACAACCCGCCGATGATGAAACCCACAAAGGCCAGATGCCATGCGGGCGTCACCCCCCGCGCCTCGGCCGGGCCCGCCAGGATCGCCCGCAGGATCAGCGCCGCCACCAGCCCGTGCAGCACCAGCCCGCCGAACAGCAGGCCCCGCGCCAGCCCGGGCGCAAGCGGCACCATCGCGGCCGCCATCAGCAGGCAGCCCAGCGACCCCGCCGCCAGCCCGGCGCGCCCGGGCAGGATGCGCAGGTCCTCGGCCACCACGCCCGGGCGGCGCATCACCTTGACCACATAGCCGCCGGCGGCGAACAGCCACAGCGCCGACACCGCCCCCAGCAGCAGGTCGGCGAATGCCCCCGCCGCATCCACCCGGCGCAGCGCCAGTCCCAGCCCGAACAGGCCCATGATCGCCGGGAACACCGCAGGCGGCATCCGCGCGAAGGCGGGCAGCCGCACCGGAGGGAACTGCGGTGGCGGAAAGATCGGGGGGCGCGTCATGGCATGGCTCCGCTGGGTCCGGCCACCGCTACGCCCGCCCGGCCACGGCGCACAGGCGGCGCATTGCCGCCCTCGTCCCCGCCCTGATCCGGCATCCGGCCCATCGGGCCG
Encoded here:
- a CDS encoding response regulator, with amino-acid sequence MARSLARTRDVIATARDLSPRVWILIGGAFLCLVLALFAPDRVTQLSAVVAGVTFSALVLVIRGLVAAAGLSERLAEARLGTLVGQDATPCFTTNDIGQIGFQNQAARDRFRADGGATLVATLGDHFASPASVLFRLQSRASNLGSAREDVVTRRGHMRLSVHRIAPRRFLWRIEEFTERGASGRGAETLSLPMLVANKAGVVLFSNESMRRLLGQRPKRLDRVFLTPVLHPGEEVQVAGVDGPVRAFLAEIEGPGERREIYLLPVADRPEDTRVLTDFENVPVALARFRPDGELLAANRAAREILGLEPGAQARFQELFEGLGRSLSDWLDDVVSERLPHSAEVLRRHRDAGESFLQIALRRMVEQGRPCVLAVIQDATALKTLEAQFVQSQKMQAIGQLAGGIAHDFNNLLTAISGHCDLLLLRHTATDPDFADLVQIHQNANRAAGLVGQLLAFSRKQTLKPERVDLEEALSDLVHLLNRLVGERVKLRFSHSPGLGAIRADRRQFEQVLMNLVVNARDAMPDGGTIRIETGALSLAEPQHRGRAFMPAGDYAVIRVIDSGTGIPADRLDKIFEPFFTTKGVGEGTGLGLSTVYGIVKQSGGFVFVTSETGQGSTFEVCFPMHDGQPEPEPAPMDPGLSTATVRSTGMDGGVAERLAGAAPRAGRQGEGVVLLVEDEAPVRAFASRALRLRGYTVIEAENAEEALNALADPALEVDVFVTDVVMPGMDGPSWVREALRDRPGVRVVFVSGYAEDSLTEGRHHIPNAVFLPKPFSLNDLAATVQGQILH
- a CDS encoding RsmB/NOP family class I SAM-dependent RNA methyltransferase, coding for MTPAARIAAAIGVLDRWLSGTPAEQALTNWARGSRFAGAGDRQAVRDLVFDGIRCRLSFAHMGGAGTGRGLMIGLLRARGDDPDSLFTGEGHAPAPLLPAERGTAADMPDLVALDCPDWIAPALRDSLGDRFAPVMQALRSRAPMFLRVNTARITRTAAAARLADEGIATEPHALAETALRVISGGRGVQRCTVFAEGLVEVQDAASQAVVETLPVAAGDRVLDLCAGGGGKALALAARGARVTAHDANAGRMRDLPGRAARAGARIDLSDRPEAVAPFDLVLADVPCSGSGAWRRSPEEKWRLTAGALADLVALQAAILDRAAGLVRPGGSLAYATCSLLRAENDAQARGFAARHPGFRPQMSRHWTPLDGGDGFFVAIFERAT
- the guaB gene encoding IMP dehydrogenase, giving the protein MEIREALTFDDVLLVPAASSVLPSEADTSTFVTRRIRMNIPLLSSAMDTVTEGRMAIAMAQAGGIGVIHRNLDPEAQAREVRRVKRFESGVVYSPVTLTPDQTLADAKALMERYSITGFPVVRDGRVVGIVTNRDMRFATSDDTPVRVMMTADNLAILREPVDRAEAISLMKARRIEKLLVTDADGRLTGLLTLKDTEKSVLNPHACKDDLGRLRVAAASTVGDAGYERSQALIEAGVDLVVIDTAHGHSEGVARAVERIKRLSNEVQVVAGNVATAEATRALIGAGADAVKVGIGPGSICTTRIVAGVGVPQLTAIMDAAGAAGDVPVIADGGIKYSGDFAKAIAAGASCAMVGSAIAGTDESPGEVILYQGRSFKSYRGMGSLGAMARGSADRYFQKDAASDKLVPEGIEGQVPYKGAVAAVLHQMVGGLRAAMGYTGNATVAAMRRNCRFVRITGAGLKESHVHDVQITRESPNYRLG
- a CDS encoding type 1 glutamine amidotransferase, with the protein product MRVTIVENTAVTHHGQVGVALHEAGALIDIHRPFLGQPLPETVDALIVFGGEQSAMDDAAHPYLPALAALMARTARAGLPVLGICLGAQVLARGMGATNILGAAPEFGWCDVTRTGADDPLLSSLPDRFPIFQWHSDTFTLPPGCVHLAGSPAAAVQAFRAGPRAWATQFHFEASRAVVADWARRFPQAVDRLDPAFRADMPARALAEGAAADAAGLTLARAFVAQIAG
- a CDS encoding tellurium resistance protein, which translates into the protein MTRPPIFPPPQFPPVRLPAFARMPPAVFPAIMGLFGLGLALRRVDAAGAFADLLLGAVSALWLFAAGGYVVKVMRRPGVVAEDLRILPGRAGLAAGSLGCLLMAAAMVPLAPGLARGLLFGGLVLHGLVAALILRAILAGPAEARGVTPAWHLAFVGFIIGGLSAAPLGHAALAEVLLWAMLAVAGTIWAASLWQLATRVPPGPLRPLLAIHLAPASLLGLVAAGLGMEGIAAVFAGIGAAILLALVAAARWITVAGFSPLWAAFTFPLAAWAGLALAVGWTVPGLAALIAAFGIVPWIAARVLQMWVRGTLAAKTNAATA